The Haemorhous mexicanus isolate bHaeMex1 chromosome 5, bHaeMex1.pri, whole genome shotgun sequence genome contains a region encoding:
- the ORC5 gene encoding origin recognition complex subunit 5 isoform X2 yields MPNLEHPAYPAADLLRLEGLVPCRESQVSTLLSIFGERQQFSFPSIFIYGHTSSGKTYVMKTLLTTLQLPHVFVNCVEYFTSRLLLEEILIQLQSCSPGAEHTSPVHCDTLNDFVRLFKQAVASQELQDQTLYIVLDRAEQLREMEANILPAFLRLQELTDRNVTVILLSEIVWELFRPNIGCYEPFTMYFPDYSIGHLQKILSQNHPPEYSADFYAAYINILLGVFYMVCRDLKELRHLAALNFAKYCEPVVRGEANERDTRKLWKNIEPHLKKAMQTVYLREISSSQWERLQHDGGEPGQLKGLSAHTHVELPYYSKFLLIAAYLASYNPVRTDKRFFLKHHGKIRKTNFMKKHEKTSNHLLGPKPFPLDRLLAILYSIVDNRVAPTANIFSQKRCQKITMGATCLLCKAYVQGFQEVGKCLDITVDWNDR; encoded by the exons ATGCCGAATCTGGAACATCCAGCGTACCCAGCAGCTGACCTGCTTCGCTTGGAAGGTTTGGTGCCTTGCCGAGAGTCCCAGGTGTCCACATTGCTGTCAATATTTGGCGAG cgTCAGCAGTTTAGTTTTCCATCCATCTTTATCTATGGACACACATCTAGTGGAAAAACTTACGTGATGAAAACTCTTCTAACTACCTTACAG CTTCCTCATGTGTTTGTGAACTGTGTGGAATACTTTACATCACGACTTCTGCTTGAAGAAATTCTCATCCAGCTGCAAAGCTGTTCACCTGGCGCCGAACACACCTCTCCTGTGCATTGTGATACTTTGAATGACTTTGTTCGTCTCTTTAAACAAGCTGTGGCCAGTCAGGAGCTTCAAGATCAAACATTATACATT GTTCTGGatagagcagagcagctgagggaaatgGAAGCAAACATCCTGCCAGCATTTCTTAGGCTTCAAGAGTTG ACTGACAGAAATGTGACAGTCATTCTGCTCAGTGAAATAGTGTGGGAACTGTTCCGTCCAAACATTGGGTGCTATGAGCCATTCACCATGTATTTTCCAGACTACAGCATAG GACATCTGCAGAAGATCTTGTCTCAGAATCATCCCCCAGAATATTCTGCAGATTTCTATGCTGCATATATCAATATTTTGCTTGGTGTCTTCTACATGGTCTGTAGGGACCTGAAAGAACTTCGTCATCTG GCAGCGCTCAATTTTGCTAAATACTGTGAACCAGTGGTCAGAGGGGAAG CAAATGAACGCGACACCCGCAAACTCTGGAAAAATATTGAACCTCATTTGAAGAAGGCAATGCAGACTGTTTATCTCCGGGAAATATCCAG CTCACAGTGGGAGCGTTTGCAGCATGATGGTGGAGAGCCTGGGCAATTGAAAG gacTTTCTGCACATACCCATGTGGAACTTCCTTATTACTCCAAATTTCTTCTAATAGCTGCTTACCTTGCCTCCTACAATCCTGTTAGGACAGATAAGAGATTCTTTCTTAAG CATCATGGGAAAATTAGAAAGACCAACTTCATGAAGAAGCATGAGAAG ACCAGCAATCACCTACTTGGGCCGAAGCCATTTCCTCTGGACAGATTGTTAGCAATATTATATAGTATTGTGGACAACAGAGTTGCTCCAActgcaaatatattttcccAG